A single region of the Winslowiella toletana genome encodes:
- a CDS encoding serine/threonine protein kinase — protein MSANENQKTVPNALPAGHRFNEFEIKEVIGGGGFGIVYRAWDHLLERTIAIKEYMPISLAMRNEDLSLGLRGERYHKMFHAGLNSFIQEARLLARFNHPGLLHVLRFWEENGTAYMGTLFYSGMTLKEWQLTSPQAINESWIRQLLSPLFGAINTIHRAGYLHRDISLDNIQIQENQLPVLLDFGSARKEIGNLADETEIMLKPGFAPIEQYSEESDSEQGPWTDIYALGAVLHTLVTGHPPPTSVVRCIEDSYQPLAQLQPEGYSLPLLHAIDRALAMKPEDRPQNIDQLAALIDLPVSEVQELVSTVTPPNEEAQQPDETTAAEAVILAVNPTAGAADNVITPAAPRRVSPALMLLSGLALLAVIALTVLINRDKSGSSVVEHSAAVSSLPAAKPLTVTGSDTPALATVYLKLENGESVVLNGNAVEIKPASNGLASLNLAAGEYNIEVHQKDRVRTQTVKIDRAGTWLINPGLK, from the coding sequence ATGTCGGCAAATGAGAATCAAAAAACCGTGCCAAATGCATTACCTGCCGGGCACCGTTTCAATGAATTCGAAATCAAAGAAGTGATTGGCGGCGGTGGATTCGGTATTGTCTATCGCGCCTGGGACCATTTATTAGAACGCACTATCGCCATCAAAGAGTACATGCCCATTTCGCTGGCGATGCGCAACGAGGATCTGAGCCTTGGTCTGCGCGGCGAGCGTTACCATAAAATGTTCCATGCCGGTCTGAACAGTTTTATTCAGGAAGCCCGCCTGCTGGCGCGCTTTAATCATCCCGGCCTGCTGCATGTGTTACGCTTTTGGGAAGAGAACGGCACTGCCTATATGGGTACGCTGTTTTACAGCGGGATGACGCTGAAAGAGTGGCAGCTCACCAGCCCGCAAGCGATAAACGAGAGCTGGATTCGCCAGCTGCTGTCACCGCTGTTTGGGGCAATCAATACCATTCATCGTGCGGGCTATCTGCATCGCGATATCTCTCTCGATAATATCCAGATTCAGGAAAATCAGCTGCCGGTACTGCTGGACTTCGGCTCAGCGCGTAAAGAGATTGGCAACCTGGCGGATGAAACTGAAATTATGCTGAAGCCCGGTTTCGCCCCGATTGAGCAATACAGCGAAGAGAGCGACAGCGAGCAAGGGCCATGGACCGATATCTACGCATTGGGTGCCGTGCTGCATACGCTGGTCACCGGCCACCCGCCACCGACCAGTGTGGTGCGCTGCATTGAAGACAGCTATCAACCGCTGGCGCAGCTGCAACCCGAGGGCTATTCGCTGCCACTGCTGCACGCTATCGACCGCGCGCTGGCGATGAAGCCGGAAGATCGACCGCAGAATATCGACCAGCTGGCAGCCTTGATCGATTTACCGGTCAGCGAAGTGCAGGAGCTGGTAAGCACGGTAACGCCACCCAATGAGGAAGCTCAGCAACCGGATGAAACCACCGCTGCCGAAGCAGTGATACTGGCGGTGAACCCGACGGCCGGTGCGGCGGATAATGTCATCACGCCAGCCGCTCCACGTCGCGTCTCACCTGCCCTGATGCTGCTCAGTGGCCTTGCATTGCTGGCGGTGATTGCACTGACGGTATTGATTAATCGCGATAAGAGCGGCAGTAGCGTAGTGGAACACTCCGCCGCTGTCAGCAGTCTGCCAGCGGCAAAACCGCTGACCGTCACCGGCAGCGATACACCCGCGCTGGCAACGGTTTATCTGAAGCTGGAAAACGGTGAGTCGGTGGTGCTGAACGGTAATGCTGTGGAGATTAAGCCCGCCAGCAATGGTCTGGCATCGCTCAATCTGGCGGCCGGTGAATATAATATTGAAGTACATCAGAAAGATCGGGTGCGTACGCAGACGGTGAAAATTGATCGTGCGGGTACCTGGCTGATCAATCCTGGTCTGAAATGA
- a CDS encoding dTDP-4-dehydrorhamnose 3,5-epimerase family protein has translation MSHNIEVLNSEILIEGLHWVPRWRINNGQEDSFVIPFPTTYPVNIVYHGESKFKYGQYGIHLGQQDTLTFLGNEKQLILAKFIDCRKNSSTFKQRVSFYITPSSEKTLIIPPGVAHTFHNLENIFTLNTYKILLPPLDQIHHSNTQWSPENDIINIPENISTNDIVGYQPMSEEASDLVYHRVADFQAENLINHQYQHAETREFVLDDGKKVNLKIREKIEGISKTDLSLSSINGVLFRLLPSIKTGKESCIIPLTRKSPLYLVEHGTKNYDFDSYGLHLGQEDHLVFLGSKSQQLTLMLVDMRKGSDTLFVKDELTFYPSPDVELIIPCGVAHALLNMANIITVNRPVIYLDEKGDYLPGHDIIDWPIENSDYISYDTNQTEADIDYYVDMVARQNEILKQPPTHNTPKSVIVYDEITGKNVKVLLKEKVKDKASQ, from the coding sequence ATGAGTCATAACATTGAAGTATTAAACAGTGAAATTTTGATTGAGGGCCTTCACTGGGTCCCTCGCTGGCGGATTAATAATGGACAAGAAGACTCATTTGTCATCCCCTTCCCAACAACTTATCCTGTCAACATTGTATATCATGGTGAAAGTAAATTTAAGTATGGACAATATGGAATTCATCTTGGGCAACAGGATACTTTAACCTTCCTCGGTAATGAAAAGCAGCTAATACTCGCAAAGTTCATTGATTGTCGTAAAAACTCTTCAACATTCAAACAAAGAGTGAGTTTTTACATTACTCCCTCATCAGAGAAAACACTGATTATTCCCCCTGGGGTTGCGCACACTTTTCATAATCTTGAAAATATATTTACTTTAAATACCTATAAAATTCTCCTGCCACCACTGGATCAGATACACCATAGCAATACACAATGGTCGCCAGAAAATGACATTATCAACATTCCGGAAAACATCTCGACAAATGATATAGTTGGTTATCAGCCCATGTCAGAAGAAGCATCGGATTTAGTTTACCATAGGGTGGCAGATTTTCAGGCAGAGAATTTGATAAATCATCAGTATCAACACGCTGAGACACGTGAGTTTGTGCTTGATGATGGTAAAAAAGTAAATTTGAAGATAAGAGAAAAAATCGAGGGAATCAGTAAAACTGACCTATCCCTATCCAGTATTAATGGCGTATTATTTAGATTACTGCCGTCGATTAAAACAGGAAAAGAGAGTTGTATTATTCCTCTCACGAGAAAATCTCCATTATATCTTGTCGAACACGGAACAAAGAATTATGACTTTGACTCTTACGGATTGCATCTTGGTCAGGAAGACCACTTGGTGTTTCTTGGAAGTAAAAGTCAGCAACTCACGCTGATGCTGGTTGACATGAGAAAGGGATCAGATACCTTATTTGTAAAAGATGAGCTGACATTCTATCCATCTCCTGATGTTGAACTCATTATCCCGTGCGGGGTTGCACATGCCTTGCTCAATATGGCCAATATCATTACCGTAAATCGTCCTGTTATCTATCTTGATGAAAAAGGTGATTACTTACCAGGGCATGACATTATCGACTGGCCTATAGAGAACAGTGATTATATCAGCTACGATACAAATCAGACAGAGGCTGACATTGATTATTATGTTGATATGGTAGCCAGACAAAATGAAATATTGAAACAACCACCAACACATAACACACCGAAATCAGTTATAGTCTACGATGAAATCACTGGAAAAAATGTCAAGGTACTGTTAAAAGAAAAAGTAAAAGACAAGGCTAGCCAATGA
- a CDS encoding XRE family transcriptional regulator, translating to MNTLSEVAKMYKHAPQVVDQEIDTNVFTDMILQTKNATTAAIDKLAYLAGIKNAPADDKYAKLNTSNLCSLLSSAKEAGYDIEIVNI from the coding sequence ATGAATACGCTTTCTGAAGTTGCAAAAATGTATAAACATGCCCCCCAAGTTGTAGATCAAGAAATTGATACTAATGTCTTCACCGACATGATTCTACAAACCAAAAATGCGACCACTGCGGCAATTGACAAATTAGCCTATTTAGCCGGCATAAAAAATGCTCCAGCAGATGATAAATATGCCAAGTTGAATACCAGTAATCTTTGCTCGTTGTTAAGTAGTGCAAAGGAAGCCGGTTATGACATTGAAATAGTGAATATTTGA
- a CDS encoding MFS transporter encodes MVFLTPVVVYLLTGSLAYSGLSYAIWWLPRLILIPLIGKYIDNTGVRPLSIISDCIKTAGCLLLIFSNFTDPLTIAIAFGATGSLISIGNSQTMIAYEKLIAMLSKQREHHVNLMARMDFLGMIIGPVVGMLLIDYGYKTLLLIPCVFYLINAWYFYRHAGQLDKVQEAAHFPATGLTLAPPKHPFIALQFILSTPVILAIIGLAVGNNMFDGLVESAGTALIDQNMQLPVKYFGLIDVAAGVCGVAGTYLYGAMLAKLSRTLLLSTGLVIIIIPSLLLIFHTSSLIIFILCYAITIIGKVITGNINRVMRIEIIPTPILASTSSLVVLFCQSILPVVGFTLFLLAGNNQAVLWLMMTAVVITFISGVLLLLLLKRKAAIG; translated from the coding sequence ATGGTTTTTTTAACGCCGGTGGTAGTTTATCTGCTCACGGGTAGCCTGGCTTATTCCGGGTTATCCTATGCCATTTGGTGGTTGCCGCGCTTAATTTTAATCCCGTTAATCGGAAAATATATCGACAACACCGGCGTCAGGCCGTTATCGATTATTTCTGACTGCATTAAAACCGCCGGATGTTTATTACTTATTTTCAGTAATTTTACTGACCCACTGACTATCGCCATTGCTTTTGGTGCCACCGGCAGTCTGATTTCCATCGGTAATTCGCAAACCATGATTGCCTATGAGAAGCTCATCGCCATGTTAAGTAAGCAGCGCGAGCATCATGTTAATTTGATGGCAAGAATGGATTTCCTCGGCATGATAATTGGCCCGGTAGTCGGCATGCTGCTGATTGATTACGGTTATAAAACTCTGCTGTTGATACCCTGCGTGTTTTACTTGATTAATGCCTGGTACTTTTATCGCCATGCTGGCCAGCTTGACAAGGTTCAGGAAGCGGCGCACTTCCCGGCAACAGGGTTAACCCTCGCGCCGCCAAAACATCCGTTTATCGCTTTACAGTTTATTCTGTCCACGCCAGTGATACTGGCGATTATCGGTCTGGCCGTCGGTAACAATATGTTTGATGGCTTAGTCGAGTCAGCCGGCACCGCTTTAATTGACCAAAATATGCAGCTGCCGGTCAAATACTTCGGCCTTATTGATGTCGCTGCCGGCGTTTGTGGCGTTGCAGGCACTTATCTTTATGGCGCGATGCTGGCAAAACTTTCAAGAACGCTGCTGTTATCCACTGGCTTAGTGATTATCATCATCCCTTCCCTGCTGTTAATCTTTCATACCTCTTCCCTGATAATCTTCATTTTATGCTATGCCATCACGATTATTGGTAAGGTCATTACCGGCAATATAAACCGGGTAATGCGGATAGAAATTATTCCAACACCCATACTGGCGAGCACTTCATCGCTGGTGGTGCTGTTTTGTCAGTCGATTCTTCCGGTGGTTGGCTTCACTCTGTTCTTGCTGGCGGGGAACAACCAGGCTGTTCTCTGGCTGATGATGACGGCGGTAGTGATAACTTTTATTTCGGGCGTCCTGCTGCTGCTGCTGTTAAAACGCAAAGCGGCCATCGGTTAG
- a CDS encoding SirB2 family protein, with amino-acid sequence MAAYYAAIKHFHLLTVAITITLFILRFYWLQAGSVMLQRRWVRIVPHLNDTLLFVSGILLVNITHFYPFSPQGSWLTEKLFGVIIYIVLGIIVLGRRPRANKVRWIAFIVALVVIGMIIKLAISKMPLLGIV; translated from the coding sequence ATGGCCGCTTATTACGCAGCAATTAAACACTTCCATCTGCTGACGGTTGCCATCACCATTACCCTCTTTATCCTGCGTTTTTACTGGCTGCAGGCGGGTTCTGTCATGCTGCAACGCCGGTGGGTACGCATTGTTCCCCATCTGAATGATACCTTACTGTTTGTTTCCGGTATTCTGTTGGTAAACATTACTCATTTTTATCCGTTTTCACCGCAAGGTAGCTGGCTGACTGAGAAGCTGTTTGGCGTTATTATCTATATCGTGCTCGGCATTATCGTCCTTGGACGCCGTCCGCGCGCGAATAAAGTGCGCTGGATTGCCTTCATCGTGGCGTTAGTGGTGATCGGAATGATCATCAAGCTGGCCATAAGTAAAATGCCACTGTTGGGGATTGTATGA
- a CDS encoding gamma-glutamylcyclotransferase → MLTRDFLLKADCKTAFGSIEESLLWTCEQRAASLAAALTCRPDNSPVWIFGYGSLMWNPIFESDEVASGTLHGWHRAFCLRLTAGRGTHHQPGRMLALKEGGKTSGLAFRLPEDKLYEELELLWKREMITGCYLPTWCELALEDGRKVTALVFVMDPRHPLYESDSRSTTIAPLIAHASGPLGTNAQYLYSLEQELSKRGMHDDCLTDLVQQVRELQSCHHGMQG, encoded by the coding sequence ATGTTAACGCGGGATTTCTTATTAAAAGCAGACTGCAAAACTGCTTTTGGATCGATCGAGGAGTCGCTGCTGTGGACCTGCGAACAGCGCGCAGCATCGCTGGCGGCAGCATTAACCTGCCGTCCGGATAACAGCCCGGTGTGGATTTTTGGTTATGGTTCACTGATGTGGAATCCGATCTTTGAATCAGACGAAGTTGCCAGCGGCACGCTACATGGCTGGCACCGCGCTTTCTGCCTGCGGCTGACGGCCGGACGCGGGACTCATCATCAGCCGGGCCGCATGCTGGCGCTGAAAGAGGGTGGCAAAACCAGCGGACTGGCATTTCGCCTGCCGGAAGACAAGCTGTATGAAGAGCTTGAGCTGCTGTGGAAACGCGAAATGATCACCGGCTGTTATTTGCCGACCTGGTGCGAGCTGGCGCTGGAAGACGGCCGTAAAGTGACCGCGCTGGTGTTTGTGATGGATCCGCGCCATCCGCTGTATGAGTCCGACAGCCGATCCACCACCATTGCGCCTTTAATCGCTCATGCCAGTGGTCCGCTAGGCACTAACGCGCAGTACCTATATTCTCTTGAGCAGGAGTTGAGCAAGCGTGGCATGCATGATGATTGTCTGACCGACTTAGTGCAGCAGGTGCGCGAGTTGCAGAGTTGTCATCACGGGATGCAGGGCTAA
- the kdsA gene encoding 3-deoxy-8-phosphooctulonate synthase: MTQKVVNIGDIKVANDLPFVLFGGMNVLESRDLAMRICEHYVTVTDKLGIPYVFKASFDKANRSSIRSYRGPGLEEGMKIFQELKQTFGVKVITDVHEASQAQPVADVVDVIQLPAFLARQTDLVEAMAKTGAVINVKKPQFVSPGQMGNIVEKFAEGGNEQVILCDRGANFGYDNLVVDMLGFNVMKQVTNGSPVIFDVTHALQCRDPFGSASSGRRGQVTELARAGMAVGLAGLFIEAHPDPANAMCDGPSALPLDKLEPFLKQMKAIDDLVKSFPELDTSN, from the coding sequence ATGACTCAAAAAGTGGTTAACATTGGCGACATCAAAGTCGCAAACGATCTGCCATTTGTACTCTTTGGCGGTATGAATGTTCTCGAATCTCGCGATCTGGCGATGCGTATCTGTGAACATTACGTCACCGTGACCGACAAACTCGGTATTCCTTACGTATTTAAAGCCTCATTCGATAAAGCTAACCGTTCATCGATTCGCTCTTATCGCGGCCCGGGACTGGAAGAAGGGATGAAAATCTTCCAGGAACTGAAACAGACTTTTGGTGTGAAAGTGATCACTGACGTGCACGAAGCCAGCCAGGCGCAGCCGGTGGCGGATGTGGTTGATGTGATCCAACTGCCTGCTTTCCTTGCGCGTCAGACCGATCTGGTCGAAGCGATGGCGAAAACCGGTGCGGTAATTAACGTTAAGAAGCCGCAGTTCGTCAGCCCGGGTCAGATGGGCAATATCGTTGAGAAGTTCGCTGAGGGCGGCAACGAGCAGGTCATTCTGTGTGACCGTGGTGCCAACTTTGGTTACGACAATCTGGTGGTCGACATGCTGGGCTTCAATGTAATGAAGCAAGTGACTAACGGCAGCCCGGTGATTTTTGACGTCACCCACGCTCTGCAGTGCCGCGACCCGTTTGGTTCCGCATCCAGCGGACGCCGTGGTCAGGTTACCGAACTGGCGCGCGCTGGTATGGCAGTCGGCCTTGCTGGCCTGTTTATCGAAGCGCATCCGGATCCGGCCAACGCGATGTGTGATGGTCCGTCGGCGCTGCCACTGGATAAGCTGGAGCCGTTCCTGAAGCAGATGAAAGCGATTGACGATCTGGTCAAAAGTTTCCCTGAGCTGGATACCAGTAACTGA
- the prfA gene encoding peptide chain release factor 1, producing MKTSIVAKLEALQERHEEVEAMLGDAGVIADQDRFRALSREYAQLTDVSQCFRQWQQVQEDIETAEMLIADPEMRDMAQEELKEARERSEELEQQLQLLLLPKDPDDERNCYIEVRAGTGGDEAAIFAGDLFRMYSRYAESRRWRVEVMSANEGEHGGYKEVIAKVIGDGAYGRMKFESGGHRVQRVPETESQGRIHTSACTVAVMPELPEAELPDINPTDLKIDTFRSSGAGGQHVNTTDSAIRITHLPTGIVVECQDERSQHKNKAKALAVLGSRIRAAEMSKRQAEEASTRRNLLGSGDRSDRNRTYNFPQGRVTDHRINLTIYRLDEVMEGKLDTLIEPIVQEYQADQLAALSEQD from the coding sequence ATGAAGACTTCTATTGTTGCCAAACTGGAAGCCTTGCAGGAGCGCCACGAAGAAGTGGAGGCGATGCTCGGTGATGCGGGCGTGATCGCCGATCAGGACCGTTTCCGCGCACTGTCTCGCGAATATGCCCAGCTTACCGATGTCAGCCAGTGTTTTCGTCAGTGGCAGCAGGTGCAGGAAGATATTGAAACCGCCGAAATGCTGATCGCCGATCCGGAAATGCGCGATATGGCGCAGGAAGAGTTGAAAGAGGCGCGTGAGCGCAGCGAAGAGCTGGAACAACAGCTGCAGCTGCTGCTGTTACCAAAAGATCCCGATGACGAGCGTAACTGCTATATCGAAGTTCGCGCCGGAACCGGTGGCGATGAAGCGGCAATTTTTGCCGGCGATCTGTTCCGCATGTACAGTCGTTATGCTGAATCTCGCCGCTGGCGTGTCGAAGTCATGAGCGCCAATGAAGGCGAACACGGTGGCTACAAAGAAGTGATCGCCAAAGTGATTGGTGACGGTGCTTACGGCCGCATGAAGTTTGAATCGGGTGGCCATCGCGTGCAGCGCGTGCCGGAAACCGAATCGCAGGGCCGTATTCATACTTCTGCCTGTACGGTCGCAGTGATGCCGGAATTGCCGGAAGCAGAGCTGCCGGATATTAATCCGACCGATCTGAAAATCGATACCTTCCGCTCTTCGGGAGCCGGTGGTCAGCACGTTAACACCACCGATTCGGCTATCCGTATTACGCACTTACCGACCGGTATCGTCGTCGAGTGCCAGGACGAGCGTTCTCAGCATAAAAACAAAGCCAAAGCGTTGGCGGTACTCGGTTCACGTATTCGTGCGGCTGAGATGTCGAAACGTCAGGCTGAAGAAGCCTCAACCCGTCGTAATCTGCTGGGCAGTGGTGATCGTTCCGACCGTAACCGTACCTACAACTTTCCGCAGGGGCGTGTTACCGACCATCGTATTAACCTGACCATTTATCGTCTGGATGAAGTGATGGAAGGGAAACTCGATACGCTGATCGAGCCGATTGTGCAGGAATATCAGGCTGACCAGCTGGCCGCGTTGTCCGAGCAGGATTAA
- the prmC gene encoding peptide chain release factor N(5)-glutamine methyltransferase — translation MDIRSWLKAATAALCGGDSPKRDAEILLGFVTGKSRSWLIAFDETVLTAEQLAQLEGLIARRAQGEPVAHLTGEREFWSLPLRVSAATLIPRPDTEILVEQALARLPAEPASLLDLGTGSGAVALALASERPDCQITGVDRIDEAVALAQDNADRLQLTNSHFLRSDWFAALENQRFDMIVSNPPYIDAEDPHLLQGDVRFEPLSALVAEDHGLADIKQIAAAAQAYLQPAGWLLLEHGWQQAAAVREILRQHHFLQVETCQDYGGNDRVTVGQKSIS, via the coding sequence ATGGATATACGCAGTTGGTTAAAAGCTGCCACTGCCGCGCTGTGCGGCGGTGACAGTCCAAAACGCGATGCGGAAATTTTACTTGGCTTTGTCACCGGCAAATCCCGCAGCTGGTTGATCGCCTTTGATGAAACCGTGCTGACGGCTGAGCAACTTGCGCAGCTGGAAGGGCTGATCGCCCGTCGCGCTCAGGGGGAGCCCGTTGCGCACCTTACCGGCGAGCGCGAGTTCTGGTCACTGCCGCTGCGTGTCTCAGCCGCCACCTTGATTCCCCGCCCTGATACTGAAATTCTCGTCGAACAGGCGCTGGCGCGTCTGCCTGCTGAACCTGCCTCATTACTCGATCTCGGCACCGGCAGCGGTGCCGTGGCGCTGGCGCTGGCCAGTGAACGCCCTGATTGCCAGATAACCGGCGTTGACCGCATTGATGAGGCGGTGGCGTTGGCGCAGGACAACGCCGACAGGTTGCAGCTGACAAACAGCCACTTCTTGCGCAGCGACTGGTTTGCCGCGCTGGAAAATCAACGTTTTGACATGATTGTCAGCAATCCTCCCTATATAGACGCTGAAGACCCGCATCTGTTACAGGGCGATGTGCGCTTTGAACCGCTGAGTGCGCTGGTAGCGGAAGATCATGGGCTGGCTGATATCAAACAGATCGCCGCCGCCGCGCAGGCTTATTTACAGCCAGCGGGCTGGTTGTTATTAGAACATGGCTGGCAGCAGGCGGCGGCAGTGCGGGAAATTTTGCGCCAGCACCATTTTTTACAGGTTGAAACCTGTCAGGATTACGGCGGCAACGATCGCGTTACCGTCGGTCAGAAATCAATATCATAG
- the chaA gene encoding sodium-potassium/proton antiporter ChaA, which yields MGALEGSKTRHKEFSLIFPIIALGVLAMWGSSQSLSFVVGINVLALVAILSSAFSVVRHADVLAHRLGEPYGSLILSLSVVILEVSLISALMATGDAAPALMRDTLYSIIMIVTAGLVGFALLLGGRKFATQYVNLAGVKQYMIAIFPLAILVLVFPNALPGGNFTTGQALLIAAISASMYGVFLLIQTKTHQSLFVYEHEDDGDDPHHGKPSVHGSGWHTCWLLVHLIAVIAVTKMNANPLEFLLTELNAPAQFTGFLVALLILSPEGLGAIRAVLANQVQRAMNLFFGSVLATISLTVPAVSIIATLTDQQLIFGLEPPQMVIMISVLILCHISFSTGRTNVLNGAAHLALFIGYLMTIML from the coding sequence ATGGGAGCGCTAGAAGGCTCAAAAACACGTCATAAAGAATTTTCACTGATTTTCCCTATTATCGCGCTGGGCGTACTGGCAATGTGGGGCTCATCGCAATCTCTCTCTTTTGTCGTCGGCATCAATGTGCTGGCTTTAGTCGCCATTCTTAGCAGCGCGTTCAGCGTTGTCCGCCATGCCGACGTGCTGGCGCACCGTTTAGGTGAACCCTATGGGTCACTGATCCTCAGTTTATCGGTGGTGATCCTCGAGGTCAGCCTGATCTCGGCTCTGATGGCCACAGGCGACGCCGCACCTGCGCTGATGCGCGATACCCTGTACTCAATTATCATGATTGTCACCGCTGGTCTGGTGGGCTTTGCTTTGCTGTTAGGTGGCCGTAAATTCGCCACCCAGTACGTCAATCTCGCCGGGGTTAAGCAGTACATGATTGCTATTTTCCCGCTGGCGATACTGGTACTGGTGTTTCCAAACGCGCTGCCGGGCGGCAACTTCACTACCGGTCAGGCACTGTTAATCGCGGCCATTTCCGCGTCAATGTACGGTGTTTTCCTGCTCATTCAGACCAAAACGCACCAAAGCCTGTTCGTTTATGAACACGAAGATGATGGTGACGACCCGCATCACGGTAAGCCCTCGGTACACGGTAGCGGCTGGCATACCTGCTGGTTGCTGGTGCATCTGATCGCGGTGATTGCCGTGACCAAGATGAATGCCAATCCGCTGGAGTTCCTGTTAACCGAACTGAATGCACCGGCCCAGTTCACCGGTTTCCTGGTAGCGTTACTGATTCTGTCACCGGAAGGCCTGGGAGCGATTCGGGCGGTACTGGCGAACCAGGTACAGCGTGCGATGAACCTGTTTTTTGGTTCGGTGCTGGCAACCATCTCATTAACCGTTCCGGCGGTATCGATTATCGCCACGTTAACCGATCAGCAGCTGATTTTCGGTCTTGAACCACCGCAAATGGTGATCATGATTTCAGTGTTAATCCTCTGCCATATCTCATTCTCCACCGGACGCACCAATGTGCTGAACGGTGCCGCTCACCTGGCACTGTTTATCGGTTATCTGATGACGATTATGCTTTAA
- the sirB1 gene encoding invasion regulator SirB1, with protein MTSEAKFDISESPLCEAVIAASRAIRDDFPTEDVGFQLRALVAEAREYVASETAQDLKLEKLLELFYHQWGFGGASGIYKLSDALWLDNVLKSRQGTAVSLGVILLHIAEELDVPLLPVIFPTQLILRADWLDGEMWLINPFNGETLDEHTLEVWLKGNISPTAELYEDDLEEAESTTVIRKMLDTLKSALMEEKRMEMALNVSNVLLQIDPDDPYEIRDRGLIYAQLECEHIALTDLTYFVEQCPEDPVSEMIKVQIHSIEHKQVTLH; from the coding sequence ATGACGTCCGAAGCCAAATTTGATATTTCTGAATCACCGCTGTGTGAAGCGGTGATTGCCGCATCGCGGGCGATTCGCGATGATTTCCCGACCGAAGACGTGGGCTTTCAGCTGCGGGCGCTGGTTGCAGAGGCGCGCGAGTATGTAGCCAGTGAGACCGCTCAGGATTTGAAGCTGGAGAAACTGCTGGAGCTGTTTTATCACCAGTGGGGCTTTGGCGGCGCCAGCGGCATCTATAAACTGTCGGATGCGCTGTGGCTGGATAACGTGCTGAAAAGCCGTCAGGGAACGGCCGTTTCGCTGGGTGTGATTCTGCTGCATATTGCTGAAGAGCTGGACGTTCCGCTGCTGCCGGTCATTTTTCCGACTCAGCTGATCCTGCGTGCTGACTGGCTTGATGGGGAAATGTGGCTGATTAACCCGTTTAACGGTGAAACCCTTGATGAGCATACGCTGGAAGTGTGGCTGAAAGGCAATATCAGCCCGACCGCAGAGCTGTATGAAGACGATCTGGAAGAAGCAGAGTCGACCACTGTGATCCGCAAGATGCTGGATACGCTGAAATCGGCGCTGATGGAAGAGAAGCGCATGGAGATGGCGCTGAATGTCAGCAATGTGCTGCTGCAAATCGATCCCGACGATCCGTATGAAATTCGCGATCGCGGTTTGATCTACGCTCAGCTGGAGTGCGAGCATATCGCGCTAACTGACCTGACCTATTTCGTTGAGCAGTGCCCGGAAGATCCGGTCAGTGAAATGATTAAAGTACAAATTCATTCTATCGAACATAAACAGGTTACGCTTCACTAA
- a CDS encoding META domain-containing protein, which produces MTKILPLALLVLMVSGCARDGSGINAQQLAKHSYTLQSVDGVVVSSEMGKQPEIAISSDLAVSGVMCNRFFGQGELHGNVLTVKQMGSTRMMCGDSQLNRWDGVIGDVLNQGATVKLEQGNLTLTGAGHTLKYQAAQ; this is translated from the coding sequence ATGACAAAGATTCTTCCACTGGCATTGCTGGTATTGATGGTCAGCGGATGCGCGCGTGACGGTAGCGGTATTAATGCTCAGCAGCTGGCTAAGCACAGTTACACCTTACAAAGCGTCGACGGTGTCGTGGTCAGTAGTGAAATGGGCAAACAGCCGGAGATCGCTATCAGCAGTGATTTGGCCGTTAGCGGCGTGATGTGCAACCGTTTCTTTGGCCAGGGGGAATTGCACGGCAATGTACTGACGGTTAAACAGATGGGGTCAACGCGGATGATGTGTGGCGACAGTCAGCTGAACCGTTGGGATGGCGTGATTGGCGATGTGTTAAATCAGGGAGCAACAGTGAAGCTGGAGCAGGGCAACTTAACCCTGACTGGCGCAGGACACACCCTGAAGTATCAGGCCGCGCAATAA